The Nitrospira sp. genome contains a region encoding:
- a CDS encoding cytochrome P450: MNHMSRLPSTWRSCLIPRSDTIRAWLIAPWVFRLFNAILRRWAPVLELGKLVIVSRHADVVDGLAHDTEFTIAEINAERTNRDNGPFVLSMDRSPQHDREKDLLNEVMHRTDLERIRAMVSTKAEECMAHVRQQGWLDVVGGLTRIVPLRVVGEYFGVPGPDDAVMLRWMRTLFNDLFLNPFDCPRTVRQAKESFDQLRPYLLGWIARRKDEIGSGRQDVPDDVLTRMLRRQREPGMDWLDDDTVRRNISGLIIGAIDTTSASAVRAIDELLRRPAAWAAAREAALAGDEATVSRYVFEALRFNPHNPFVTRYSQEGATVGRNTPRERRLPKGKTVIFGTFSGMFDRTVFHEPGQFRTDRNPTEYLHSSSGLHACQGRYINGVQIPLLVAAVLRLGKVSRACGWDGRVAWDGPFPDRLLLTVAG; encoded by the coding sequence ATGAATCACATGTCCCGGCTTCCCTCCACGTGGCGCTCCTGTCTTATCCCCCGCAGTGACACCATTCGAGCGTGGCTGATCGCGCCGTGGGTGTTTCGTCTATTCAACGCGATCTTGAGACGATGGGCACCGGTCCTAGAGCTGGGCAAACTGGTGATTGTCAGCCGGCACGCAGATGTGGTGGACGGGTTGGCGCATGACACCGAGTTCACGATTGCCGAGATCAACGCGGAGCGCACGAATCGCGACAATGGCCCATTCGTCTTGAGCATGGATCGTTCCCCGCAACATGACCGTGAAAAGGATCTTTTGAACGAGGTCATGCATCGCACGGATCTTGAACGCATTCGTGCCATGGTCTCGACCAAGGCCGAGGAATGCATGGCACACGTGCGCCAGCAGGGGTGGCTGGATGTAGTTGGTGGGCTGACCCGTATTGTCCCACTGCGCGTGGTCGGTGAGTATTTTGGGGTGCCAGGGCCGGACGATGCGGTGATGTTGCGTTGGATGCGGACGCTGTTCAACGATCTGTTCCTCAATCCCTTCGACTGTCCGCGGACCGTGCGTCAGGCGAAGGAATCGTTCGACCAACTGCGGCCCTATCTTCTCGGGTGGATCGCTCGGCGGAAGGACGAGATTGGCTCGGGCCGTCAGGATGTTCCTGATGACGTGCTCACCCGCATGCTGCGTCGACAGCGCGAACCCGGCATGGACTGGCTGGACGACGACACAGTGCGCCGGAATATCTCCGGCCTAATCATCGGGGCGATCGACACGACCAGCGCGTCCGCGGTTCGGGCCATCGACGAACTGTTACGACGTCCCGCCGCATGGGCCGCCGCTCGTGAGGCCGCCTTAGCCGGCGACGAGGCGACGGTGTCGCGGTATGTATTTGAAGCCTTGCGATTTAATCCGCATAACCCGTTCGTGACCCGGTACAGCCAGGAAGGGGCCACCGTCGGTCGCAACACCCCACGCGAGCGACGCCTCCCAAAGGGCAAGACCGTCATCTTTGGCACGTTCTCTGGGATGTTCGACCGAACGGTGTTTCATGAACCCGGGCAATTTCGGACCGACAGGAATCCAACAGAGTACCTGCACTCTAGTTCGGGTCTCCATGCCTGCCAGGGGCGCTACATCAACGGCGTGCAGATCCCACTGCTGGTGGCTGCCGTACTTCGGCTTGGCAAGGTATCCCGAGCATGCGGGTGGGACGGACGCGTCGCCTGGGATGGCCCTTTCCCGGATCGGTTACTCCTCACGGTGGCGGGTTGA
- a CDS encoding catalase family protein, with the protein MSDTSLRLVQLQRRIDPWMRPAFDAVLRDPITSLTTALINRQRRDEGLKIAEERVQPDEETSLQSIIDTFQKQMRGLWKPGGFERGGNTKTHGIVRAEFIVHDGLPSQFRHGIYAQPKTYRAWVRFSGPGPYVTPDIDDVGFMSISIKLMGVPGPKLMDEEKFTQDMFGVSTPTFVTPDTRANAQLQLESLKNAQMFYFFNLHRPHLLDFIMQGLWIKTQSSPFEAPYFSCVPYLLGEGQAMQYSVWPKSNKKTPIPRLPLRPPDDYLRKAMVAALDEGDVELDIRLQLQTDPHLMPIENNAVMWPERLSPRVSVATLRIPKQKFDSPAQIAFARRLSYNPWHCIAEHRPLGNQSRARRRMYFELSKLRHDMNAEPHYEPTGDETF; encoded by the coding sequence ATCAGCGATACGTCCCTGCGACTGGTGCAACTGCAGCGGCGCATCGATCCTTGGATGCGTCCGGCCTTCGATGCGGTGCTGCGAGACCCGATCACGAGTCTGACCACCGCCCTGATCAACCGGCAGCGTCGGGACGAAGGGCTGAAGATTGCCGAGGAACGGGTGCAACCAGACGAAGAAACCTCGCTCCAATCGATTATCGATACCTTCCAAAAGCAGATGCGCGGGCTGTGGAAGCCGGGCGGATTCGAACGCGGCGGAAATACGAAGACCCACGGCATCGTGCGCGCGGAGTTCATCGTCCACGACGGCCTGCCGTCGCAGTTCCGACACGGTATCTACGCGCAGCCCAAGACCTATCGCGCATGGGTCCGCTTTTCCGGGCCCGGGCCCTACGTGACGCCGGACATCGACGACGTGGGGTTCATGAGCATCAGCATCAAGCTGATGGGAGTTCCCGGTCCAAAATTAATGGACGAGGAGAAATTCACGCAGGACATGTTTGGCGTGTCCACGCCGACCTTTGTCACACCGGACACGCGCGCGAACGCTCAGTTGCAGCTTGAGAGCCTGAAGAATGCGCAGATGTTCTACTTTTTCAATCTTCACCGTCCCCACCTGTTGGACTTCATCATGCAGGGACTGTGGATCAAGACGCAGAGTAGTCCATTCGAGGCGCCGTACTTCAGTTGCGTGCCCTATCTGCTGGGAGAAGGGCAGGCGATGCAGTATTCGGTGTGGCCGAAATCAAACAAGAAAACCCCAATCCCACGCCTGCCGCTGCGGCCGCCTGATGACTACCTGCGCAAGGCCATGGTCGCCGCCCTCGATGAGGGCGATGTCGAGCTGGATATTCGCTTGCAGTTACAGACCGATCCTCATCTGATGCCGATCGAAAACAATGCGGTGATGTGGCCGGAGCGACTGTCGCCCCGGGTCTCGGTGGCCACCTTGCGCATCCCAAAGCAGAAGTTTGACTCACCGGCGCAGATCGCGTTCGCGCGACGCCTATCGTACAACCCGTGGCACTGCATCGCCGAGCACCGCCCGCTCGGCAATCAAAGCCGGGCACGGCGCCGCATGTATTTCGAGTTATCGAAGTTGCGACACGACATGAACGCTGAGCCGCACTATGAGCCGACTGGGGATGAAACCTTTTAA